The uncultured Roseibium sp. genome contains a region encoding:
- a CDS encoding SDR family oxidoreductase, translating into MRLFVFGIGYSSRAFIDRVKDQFDWIGGTTRSAEKAGALEAQGIHAFVFDGTTPGDGISDALARASHVLVSIGPNESGDPVLNTHASDIAAARPDWIGYLSTVGVYGNHDGAWVDEETPCKPVSKRSVQRVAAENGWLAFADENALPVQIFRLSGIYGPGRNAFENFRKGTARRLIKPGQVFNRIHVADIAGVLEAAMAQPSTRIFNVTDDEPAPPQDVVAYAADLLGVEPPPETPFESADLSPMARSFYGENKRVSNRRVKQELDYTFLHPNYRIALQALRASF; encoded by the coding sequence ATGCGGCTTTTCGTTTTCGGCATCGGTTATTCCTCAAGGGCCTTCATCGATCGGGTGAAAGACCAGTTCGACTGGATCGGCGGCACAACGCGCTCAGCCGAAAAGGCAGGCGCGCTTGAGGCACAAGGGATCCACGCCTTCGTGTTCGACGGCACCACGCCAGGAGACGGCATTAGCGATGCACTCGCCCGGGCGAGCCATGTGCTGGTGTCCATCGGCCCGAATGAGAGCGGCGATCCGGTTCTCAACACCCATGCGTCTGATATTGCCGCCGCCCGCCCCGACTGGATCGGCTATCTTTCGACCGTTGGCGTCTACGGCAACCACGACGGCGCCTGGGTCGACGAGGAGACACCCTGCAAGCCGGTCTCCAAACGGTCGGTGCAGCGGGTTGCGGCCGAAAACGGCTGGCTGGCTTTTGCCGACGAAAACGCCCTGCCGGTGCAGATCTTCCGTCTGTCCGGGATTTACGGGCCGGGACGCAATGCGTTCGAGAATTTCCGGAAAGGCACGGCGCGGCGCCTGATCAAGCCTGGACAGGTCTTCAACCGGATCCATGTTGCCGATATCGCCGGGGTCCTGGAAGCGGCCATGGCGCAACCATCGACGCGGATCTTCAATGTCACCGACGACGAACCCGCCCCACCCCAGGACGTCGTTGCTTATGCCGCCGATCTGCTCGGCGTCGAGCCGCCGCCCGAGACCCCTTTCGAAAGCGCGGATCTGTCTCCCATGGCCCGGTCCTTCTACGGGGAAAACAAGCGGGTATCGAACCGACGGGTCAAGCAGGAGCTCGATTATACATTCCTGCACCCGAACTACAGGATCGCATTGCAGGCGCTCCGGGCTTCTTTTTAA
- a CDS encoding methyl-accepting chemotaxis protein has protein sequence MFANLSVSKKSAVAFFCLALIGAIAGGFSYYKSASVANSVKVTTSIGHATNDAMKLEILILNQALAYKTFLTTGDRALLTRAEGLTAQIDTRYDKMKSDFDAQASASMQQKLAAIDEAWKAWRANFIDKQIDFMRDPSTVDMARALELTKDRQNLLDAIENANNALLSELDGKRQEMLADQDSQLQQVQLFAIGSALLMAVFAVLIGFLNHALVSRPLAKLSEIVHALAKGDTDQQIDFGDRKDEIGTMGSALGIFRMNLIKNKELEEDAARQRENAEVEKRAEMERVASEFEATVLSISEEMITALGGLNSRAGTLSEIANGTTEQALSVSAAAEQATSNVNTVAGATEELSASIREIYEQVRSSSQLANDASAEVERSNQAVATLQQVVAKIGDVTSLITDIAEQTNLLALNATIEAARAGDAGKGFAVVASEVKALAEQTSKATEEIDRQISEMRGAADESISATESVAGMVRSIAEKTASMADATEQQNVATGEIANNVTEAADGTQSVSNSIAQVSASATETGGLSGEMRDAVQQLQGKSANLRDAMHDFLKQVRAA, from the coding sequence ATGTTTGCTAATTTATCCGTATCAAAGAAAAGCGCTGTCGCATTTTTCTGCCTGGCGCTGATCGGCGCCATTGCCGGCGGCTTCTCCTACTACAAGTCCGCTTCGGTCGCGAATTCCGTTAAGGTGACCACGAGCATCGGCCATGCCACCAACGACGCCATGAAGCTGGAGATACTGATCCTGAATCAGGCATTGGCCTACAAGACCTTCCTGACCACCGGCGACCGCGCCCTGTTGACCCGGGCCGAAGGCCTCACTGCGCAAATCGATACTCGGTACGACAAGATGAAGTCTGACTTCGATGCTCAGGCTTCTGCATCGATGCAGCAAAAACTGGCCGCCATCGATGAAGCCTGGAAGGCGTGGCGAGCCAATTTCATCGACAAGCAGATCGACTTCATGCGCGATCCGAGCACAGTCGACATGGCTCGAGCTCTCGAACTGACCAAGGACAGGCAAAACCTTCTGGATGCCATCGAAAACGCCAATAACGCCTTGCTTTCCGAACTGGACGGCAAACGGCAGGAAATGCTTGCCGACCAGGATTCGCAGCTGCAGCAGGTCCAGTTGTTCGCCATCGGCAGCGCCCTTCTGATGGCCGTCTTTGCCGTTCTGATCGGTTTCCTGAACCACGCTCTGGTTTCCCGGCCGCTGGCAAAACTCAGCGAGATCGTTCACGCACTCGCCAAGGGGGATACGGATCAGCAGATCGATTTCGGCGACCGCAAGGACGAAATCGGCACCATGGGCTCCGCCCTCGGCATCTTCCGCATGAACCTGATCAAGAACAAGGAACTGGAAGAAGACGCGGCACGGCAGCGCGAAAACGCGGAAGTCGAAAAGCGCGCCGAGATGGAGCGGGTTGCAAGCGAATTCGAGGCAACCGTTCTGTCCATCAGCGAAGAAATGATCACCGCCCTGGGCGGCCTCAATTCCAGAGCCGGCACCCTGTCGGAAATCGCGAACGGAACCACCGAGCAGGCGCTTTCGGTTTCGGCCGCAGCCGAGCAGGCAACAAGCAACGTCAACACCGTTGCGGGTGCGACCGAGGAGCTTTCCGCCTCGATCCGGGAAATCTATGAGCAGGTCCGCTCGTCGTCCCAGCTCGCCAACGATGCCTCGGCGGAAGTGGAGCGCTCCAACCAGGCGGTTGCGACCCTGCAGCAGGTGGTCGCCAAGATCGGCGATGTCACCAGCCTGATCACCGATATCGCCGAGCAGACCAACCTGCTTGCGCTGAACGCCACGATCGAGGCGGCCCGCGCAGGCGATGCAGGCAAGGGCTTCGCGGTCGTTGCTTCCGAAGTGAAGGCTCTGGCCGAACAGACCTCCAAGGCGACGGAAGAAATCGACCGCCAGATTTCCGAGATGCGCGGTGCGGCCGACGAGTCCATTTCGGCGACCGAAAGCGTTGCCGGAATGGTCCGATCGATTGCCGAGAAGACGGCGAGCATGGCTGACGCTACGGAACAGCAGAACGTGGCCACCGGCGAAATCGCCAATAACGTGACCGAAGCCGCTGACGGAACGCAAAGCGTGTCCAACTCCATTGCCCAGGTCAGTGCCTCGGCAACCGAAACCGGCGGACTGAGCGGCGAAATGCGCGACGCGGTCCAACAGCTTCAGGGGAAGTCGGCAAATCTGCGCGACGCCATGCACGACTTCCTGAAACAGGTCCGCGCCGCCTGA
- a CDS encoding peroxiredoxin, producing the protein MSALLIGDEAPDFEVETTDGPIRFHDVIDGSWAVLFSHPKDFTPVCTTELGMTAKLKDEFAARGVKVFGVSVDPIEDHRAWIGDIKDTQGVALNFPLIADPDRTVATAYGMIHPNASDTLTVRSLFVIGPDKKIKLKIEYPASTGRNFDEVLRVIDSLQLTAKHQVATPANWKSGEDVIIVPAVSDEEAKEKFPGGWKTLKPYLRIVPEPK; encoded by the coding sequence ATGTCCGCATTGCTGATTGGTGACGAAGCGCCGGATTTTGAAGTTGAGACCACGGATGGCCCGATCCGCTTTCATGACGTGATCGACGGCTCATGGGCCGTTCTGTTTTCCCATCCGAAGGATTTTACACCGGTGTGCACCACCGAACTCGGCATGACCGCCAAGCTGAAGGATGAGTTCGCGGCACGCGGCGTGAAGGTCTTCGGCGTGTCCGTGGACCCGATCGAGGACCACAGGGCCTGGATCGGTGACATCAAGGATACCCAGGGCGTTGCCCTGAACTTCCCGCTGATTGCCGATCCCGACCGGACCGTGGCCACCGCCTACGGCATGATCCATCCGAACGCCAGCGACACGCTGACCGTCCGGTCCCTGTTCGTCATCGGACCGGACAAGAAGATCAAGCTGAAGATCGAGTATCCGGCCTCGACCGGCCGGAACTTCGACGAGGTTCTCCGTGTGATCGACTCGCTTCAACTCACGGCAAAGCACCAGGTCGCAACGCCCGCGAACTGGAAGTCCGGCGAGGACGTGATCATCGTACCGGCCGTCAGCGACGAGGAAGCCAAGGAAAAGTTCCCGGGCGGATGGAAAACCCTGAAGCCGTATCTTCGGATCGTGCCTGAGCCGAAATAA
- a CDS encoding YtoQ family protein produces MTTWSVYLSGEIHTDWRERIIEGTEKLGLPVTFSAPVTDHDASDDCGAFILGQEDNKFWYDHKGAKVNAIRTRTLIEKADIVVVRFGDKYKQWNAAFDAGYAAALGKSLIVMHDPSLTHPLKEVDGAALAVTETSEQVVSVLRYVIKGELDR; encoded by the coding sequence ATGACGACATGGTCGGTCTATCTGTCCGGAGAAATCCACACGGACTGGCGCGAACGGATCATCGAGGGGACGGAAAAGCTCGGCCTGCCGGTCACTTTTTCCGCGCCGGTGACCGATCACGATGCCAGCGACGATTGCGGCGCCTTCATCCTCGGCCAAGAGGACAACAAGTTCTGGTACGACCATAAAGGCGCCAAGGTCAATGCGATCCGGACCCGGACCCTGATCGAGAAGGCGGATATCGTCGTTGTCCGGTTCGGCGACAAGTACAAGCAATGGAACGCAGCCTTCGATGCCGGCTATGCGGCCGCGCTCGGCAAGTCCTTGATCGTGATGCACGATCCGTCCCTGACGCACCCGCTGAAGGAAGTTGACGGGGCTGCGCTTGCGGTGACCGAAACGTCGGAACAGGTGGTCAGCGTGCTGCGCTATGTCATCAAGGGCGAACTGGACCGGTAG
- a CDS encoding cold shock domain-containing protein: MLHGNVKWFDIGRGIGSIEPQDGEDIFVDISALRRSGIESLEEGQLVVFDLEWRRGKAMAEDLTVL; the protein is encoded by the coding sequence ATGTTGCACGGCAACGTAAAATGGTTCGACATTGGCCGGGGTATCGGCTCCATCGAACCTCAGGACGGCGAAGACATATTCGTCGATATTTCGGCATTGCGCCGGTCCGGCATTGAATCGCTTGAAGAAGGCCAGCTTGTGGTCTTCGATCTCGAGTGGCGCCGCGGCAAGGCAATGGCCGAGGATCTGACGGTCCTGTAA
- a CDS encoding B12-binding domain-containing radical SAM protein: MTEPTCKALLIHPRFMAGSFWNYGKTCELVGAKYPAPPLGLITVAAMLPDSWEIRLIDRNTAELDETDLSWADIVLTGGMLPQQGDTLQIVRACRAKGIPVAVGGPDPTTSPELYEDADFRIIGEAEGVIGDFLSAWENGTSSGTFTAEKFKADVTATPAPRFDLLNFDNYVQVSVQFSRGCPFTCEFCDIIELYGRKPRTKNADQMLAELDRLYALGYRGHVDFVDDNLIGNKKAVKAFLPHLIKWQKERNYPFEFSTEASLNLADDPELLRMMQEASFFSVFIGIESPDPDVLVATRKKQNTRRDIAKSVHQIYDAGIWVLAGFIVGFDEESDRVADEIAGLIEDAAIPVAMTGLLYALPTTQLTRRLAREGRLHADFGNDDPDTAHGDQCTAGLNFQTKRPRQEILRDFREIIARVYAPEAYFARVRKVAGMLKLDGANGTIVSAGFFHDLKLFGRLIWSMTFVNKSYRWPFWRTLIGTVLTNFRAIKPVLEMMALYVHLGPFSLFVIEQIDHQIEEIESGAWATPELVAAE; the protein is encoded by the coding sequence ATGACTGAACCAACATGCAAGGCACTCTTGATCCACCCGCGCTTCATGGCCGGGTCCTTCTGGAACTACGGCAAGACCTGCGAACTCGTCGGCGCGAAATATCCCGCTCCGCCGCTCGGTCTCATCACCGTCGCTGCCATGCTTCCGGACAGTTGGGAGATCCGCCTGATCGACCGCAATACGGCTGAACTGGATGAAACCGATCTGAGCTGGGCGGATATCGTCCTGACCGGCGGCATGCTCCCCCAGCAGGGCGACACGCTGCAGATCGTCCGCGCCTGCCGTGCCAAGGGCATTCCGGTCGCCGTCGGCGGGCCCGACCCGACGACCAGCCCCGAACTCTACGAGGATGCCGATTTCCGCATCATCGGCGAGGCTGAAGGCGTCATCGGCGATTTCCTGAGCGCCTGGGAAAACGGCACCAGCTCCGGCACCTTCACGGCGGAAAAGTTCAAGGCGGATGTCACGGCCACCCCCGCGCCACGGTTCGACCTGCTGAATTTCGATAACTATGTCCAGGTCAGTGTCCAGTTTTCCCGCGGCTGCCCGTTCACCTGCGAATTCTGCGATATCATCGAACTTTACGGACGAAAGCCCCGCACCAAGAACGCAGACCAGATGCTGGCGGAGCTCGACCGCCTCTACGCCCTCGGCTACCGGGGCCACGTCGATTTTGTCGACGACAACCTGATCGGCAACAAGAAGGCGGTGAAGGCGTTTCTGCCCCATCTGATCAAGTGGCAGAAGGAACGCAACTATCCGTTCGAATTCTCAACCGAGGCTTCCCTCAATCTTGCTGACGATCCGGAACTTCTGCGCATGATGCAGGAGGCGAGCTTCTTCTCCGTCTTTATCGGCATCGAGAGCCCGGATCCGGATGTGCTGGTGGCCACGCGCAAGAAGCAGAACACCCGGCGCGATATCGCCAAGAGCGTGCACCAGATCTACGACGCCGGTATCTGGGTGCTCGCCGGCTTCATCGTCGGCTTCGATGAGGAAAGCGACCGCGTTGCGGACGAGATTGCAGGCCTGATCGAAGACGCCGCCATCCCGGTCGCCATGACCGGGCTGCTGTACGCCCTTCCGACCACACAGCTGACCCGAAGGCTTGCCAGGGAAGGCCGGCTGCATGCCGATTTCGGGAACGACGATCCGGACACCGCCCATGGAGACCAGTGTACGGCCGGTTTGAACTTCCAGACCAAGCGGCCGCGGCAGGAGATCCTGCGCGATTTCCGGGAGATCATCGCCCGCGTCTATGCGCCGGAGGCCTATTTTGCCCGAGTGCGGAAGGTCGCCGGCATGCTCAAACTCGACGGCGCCAACGGAACGATTGTCAGCGCAGGTTTCTTCCATGACCTGAAACTCTTCGGCCGGCTCATATGGTCGATGACTTTCGTCAACAAGAGCTATCGATGGCCCTTCTGGCGGACCCTGATCGGCACTGTGCTGACCAATTTCCGGGCGATCAAACCTGTCCTGGAAATGATGGCGCTTTATGTCCATCTCGGCCCGTTCTCGTTGTTCGTCATCGAGCAGATCGATCATCAGATCGAAGAGATCGAATCCGGCGCCTGGGCGACACCGGAACTGGTGGCTGCCGAATAG
- a CDS encoding lytic murein transglycosylase — translation MNLKRVLAAGLTAAFLSATPALAAGCGNGASGFPAWLAQFKAEAPRYGLKPRAVERALKGVSYNKKVIRLDRSQHSFKLSFEQFYRKRVNNAMIKRGRQLRQRYDGIFRRIEKRYGVPAPVLLSIWGLETNYGSFSGNMPVLQSLATLAYDCRRSKFFTDELVAAIKIVQRGDMRPEEMRGAWAGEIGQTQFLATNYLKYAVDFDRNGRRDLIRSSPDALASTANYLKAHGWRRGQGWGPGTANYNVLKQWNKATVYQKTIGVMASKIAE, via the coding sequence ATGAACTTGAAACGCGTTCTTGCAGCGGGCCTTACAGCCGCCTTTCTCAGTGCCACACCCGCCCTGGCGGCCGGATGTGGCAATGGAGCCTCGGGGTTTCCCGCGTGGCTTGCCCAGTTCAAGGCCGAGGCGCCTCGATACGGACTGAAACCAAGAGCCGTGGAACGGGCTCTGAAGGGCGTTTCCTATAATAAGAAGGTCATCAGGCTGGACCGCTCCCAGCACTCCTTCAAGCTGTCCTTCGAGCAGTTTTACCGGAAGCGGGTGAACAACGCGATGATCAAGCGAGGCCGGCAACTGCGGCAACGCTACGACGGCATCTTCCGGCGGATCGAAAAGCGTTACGGCGTGCCGGCGCCCGTTCTTCTTTCGATCTGGGGTCTGGAAACGAACTACGGAAGCTTCAGCGGCAACATGCCGGTGCTGCAGTCGCTGGCGACCCTCGCCTATGACTGCCGCCGCTCCAAGTTCTTCACCGACGAACTGGTCGCCGCGATCAAGATCGTCCAGCGCGGCGACATGCGCCCTGAGGAAATGCGCGGGGCCTGGGCCGGCGAGATCGGCCAGACACAGTTCCTCGCCACGAACTATCTCAAATATGCCGTCGATTTCGACCGCAACGGCCGGCGCGACCTGATCCGCTCATCCCCGGACGCTCTGGCCTCGACCGCCAATTATCTGAAAGCCCATGGCTGGCGCAGAGGCCAGGGATGGGGCCCGGGCACGGCCAACTACAATGTCCTGAAACAGTGGAACAAGGCGACGGTCTACCAAAAGACCATTGGCGTCATGGCGTCGAAGATCGCCGAATAA
- a CDS encoding dienelactone hydrolase family protein has product MSVLDGPRLSPAAGGKAGRLIVFLHGYGADGADLIDLGRAWAEVLPDAAFVAPDAREPLPFEALGGRQWFALTERDMREYRLGVDAARPVLEAFLESELGHWQVAPSDLALVGFSQGAMMALHTGLRRRNPPAAILAYSGLLAGPDRLDDIQTSTPVLLVHGSEDDVVPPYHLPVSQDALTGHGVSVESHLLEGLGHSIDERGMVLGGRFLKTAFSGR; this is encoded by the coding sequence ATGTCAGTTCTGGACGGACCGCGCCTTTCGCCTGCCGCCGGGGGAAAAGCCGGCCGGCTCATTGTCTTCCTGCACGGCTACGGTGCCGACGGCGCGGACCTGATCGATCTGGGCCGGGCCTGGGCGGAGGTTCTGCCGGACGCGGCCTTTGTCGCGCCCGATGCCCGCGAACCGTTGCCCTTCGAGGCCCTTGGCGGACGGCAGTGGTTCGCTCTGACAGAGCGGGACATGCGCGAGTACCGTCTGGGCGTGGACGCCGCGCGTCCGGTGCTGGAGGCGTTTCTGGAAAGCGAACTCGGCCACTGGCAGGTCGCCCCCTCCGATCTCGCGCTCGTCGGGTTCAGCCAGGGCGCGATGATGGCGCTACACACGGGTCTGCGCCGGAGAAACCCGCCGGCGGCCATTCTCGCCTATTCCGGCCTGCTTGCCGGTCCCGACCGGCTGGACGACATACAGACGTCAACTCCGGTGCTCCTCGTCCACGGCAGCGAGGACGATGTCGTCCCGCCCTACCACCTGCCGGTCTCGCAGGACGCATTGACGGGTCACGGGGTCAGCGTGGAAAGCCATCTTCTGGAGGGGCTCGGTCACTCTATCGACGAACGCGGCATGGTTTTAGGCGGCCGGTTTCTGAAAACCGCATTTTCCGGCCGCTGA
- a CDS encoding aromatic ring-hydroxylating dioxygenase subunit alpha gives MNNLKAELLRGLWYVACPGSEIKPGKMIGKKLMGELVLLARDNNGKVFALRDICPHRGIPLRHGWFDGEHVQCCYHGWKFDTDGVCVDIPSTHEYQTIDFSKITCGAYPIVEQQGLIWIYFAENGEKPEDGRQPTPPMLPDFGVDDAPSVAIMQPFICSVDHAALGLMDPTHAAFVHTSWWFKKEGAKLRPKEKQFEPSELGWAMVRHKIPPQNIAYRKLLGDNVTTEISYRLPGLRIEHIKGDKHSVVGLTTITPVTEDETEVRQIFWTTMGWVKPLKPLVRHLMNVFLGQDRRVVIQQREGLEYNPKLMLINDADTQGRWWMQLKEEWTRSQEEKRDFDNPVKAKTLRWMS, from the coding sequence GTGAACAATCTGAAGGCAGAACTTCTGCGTGGCCTGTGGTACGTCGCCTGCCCCGGATCGGAGATCAAGCCGGGCAAGATGATCGGCAAGAAGCTGATGGGGGAACTGGTTCTCCTGGCCCGGGACAATAACGGCAAGGTCTTCGCCCTGCGCGACATCTGCCCCCATCGCGGCATCCCGCTCCGCCACGGCTGGTTCGACGGCGAGCATGTGCAGTGCTGCTATCACGGCTGGAAGTTCGACACGGACGGTGTCTGCGTCGACATTCCCTCCACACACGAATACCAGACGATCGATTTCTCCAAGATCACCTGCGGCGCCTATCCGATCGTCGAACAGCAGGGCCTGATCTGGATCTATTTTGCCGAAAACGGCGAGAAGCCGGAAGACGGCCGCCAGCCCACCCCGCCCATGCTGCCGGACTTCGGTGTCGACGACGCACCCAGCGTTGCCATCATGCAGCCCTTCATCTGTTCCGTCGACCATGCCGCCCTCGGCCTGATGGACCCGACCCACGCGGCCTTCGTCCATACTTCCTGGTGGTTCAAGAAGGAAGGCGCGAAGCTTCGGCCGAAGGAAAAGCAGTTCGAACCGTCGGAGCTGGGCTGGGCCATGGTGCGCCACAAGATCCCGCCGCAAAACATCGCCTACCGGAAGCTGCTCGGCGACAACGTCACCACGGAAATCAGCTACCGGCTGCCGGGCTTGCGCATCGAGCATATCAAGGGCGACAAGCATTCCGTCGTCGGCCTGACCACGATCACCCCGGTGACGGAAGACGAAACCGAGGTGCGGCAGATTTTCTGGACCACCATGGGCTGGGTCAAGCCGCTAAAGCCGCTTGTGCGCCACCTGATGAATGTCTTCCTTGGCCAGGACCGGCGCGTCGTCATTCAGCAGCGCGAGGGACTGGAATACAATCCCAAGCTCATGCTGATCAACGACGCGGACACCCAGGGCCGCTGGTGGATGCAGCTCAAGGAAGAGTGGACCCGCTCCCAGGAGGAGAAGCGGGATTTCGACAATCCGGTGAAGGCGAAGACCCTGCGCTGGATGAGCTGA
- a CDS encoding M20/M25/M40 family metallo-hydrolase yields the protein MNIDLLRRLCETPGVPGHEQRIRDLILSEIKELFDEVTVDPMGSLLCRRDARKAPKKGEQPKKVMLLCHMDEIGFLVSHVTDKGFVHVQPVGGFDARNLFSRRVLVSTDDGDLKGVMNPGGKPIHISSPEERKKVPEPHEFVIDLGLGEKTKDKVRIGDMVTMDEPLIEIGDKIVSKALDNRIACWLGIEAIRALGKAKHACEIHVAFTCQEEVGLRGARTASFAVKPDIGLGIDTTLACDTPGVPEQDRTTVQGEGFGLHVKDSSFIADRDLVKEFEAIAEKEKIPFQRTMLRAGGQDGAAAQQAAAGAKAVGIVVGTRYIHTVTEMIHRDDLKAARDIIAAYLKVA from the coding sequence ATGAACATCGATCTTCTGCGCCGCCTGTGCGAAACCCCGGGCGTTCCCGGCCACGAACAGCGGATCCGCGATCTGATTCTTTCAGAGATCAAAGAGCTGTTTGACGAAGTGACGGTCGATCCCATGGGCTCGCTCCTGTGCCGGCGCGACGCGCGCAAGGCGCCGAAAAAGGGCGAGCAACCGAAGAAGGTCATGCTGCTGTGCCACATGGACGAGATCGGCTTCCTGGTCTCCCACGTCACCGACAAGGGCTTCGTGCACGTCCAGCCGGTCGGAGGCTTCGATGCGCGCAACCTGTTCTCCCGCCGAGTGCTGGTGTCCACCGACGACGGCGATTTGAAAGGCGTGATGAACCCAGGCGGCAAGCCGATCCACATCTCCTCACCGGAAGAGCGCAAGAAGGTGCCGGAGCCCCATGAGTTCGTTATCGATCTCGGCCTCGGCGAAAAGACGAAGGACAAGGTCCGCATCGGCGACATGGTGACCATGGACGAGCCGCTGATCGAGATTGGCGACAAGATCGTGTCCAAGGCTCTCGACAACCGCATCGCCTGCTGGCTCGGTATCGAGGCGATCCGCGCGCTGGGCAAGGCCAAGCACGCCTGCGAGATCCATGTCGCCTTCACCTGCCAGGAAGAAGTCGGCCTGCGTGGCGCGCGCACCGCAAGCTTCGCCGTCAAGCCGGACATCGGCCTCGGCATCGACACGACGCTCGCCTGCGACACGCCGGGCGTGCCGGAGCAGGATCGCACCACGGTCCAGGGCGAAGGCTTCGGCCTGCACGTGAAGGATTCCAGCTTCATCGCCGACCGGGACCTGGTGAAGGAATTCGAGGCAATTGCCGAAAAGGAAAAGATCCCGTTCCAGCGCACCATGCTGCGCGCCGGCGGTCAGGACGGCGCGGCCGCCCAGCAGGCTGCGGCCGGCGCCAAGGCGGTGGGCATTGTGGTCGGCACCCGCTATATCCACACGGTCACCGAAATGATCCACCGCGACGACCTGAAAGCCGCCCGCGACATCATCGCGGCCTATCTGAAGGTGGCGTAA
- a CDS encoding class II glutamine amidotransferase, with product MCRLAAYLGTEIPLENIIANPRHSLLVQSHDAQEAKLRVNGDGFGIAWYGHLPEPGLFKDVLPAWADTNLRSICRLVRSSLFQAHVRAATTGATSRDNCHPFTYGSWSFMHNGGIGDFPLIRRDMELLIPDPYYGARRGTTDSELFFHLLLTNGLADNPLTALQTSITQVLDLVDRHRATDKPVRLTCVFSEGTRIFAFRYSNDGLAPSLYRSESLDHGGRAVASEPLEGQSARWKRLQENMLLEISAEGTIERQLFPDAMPAVPASGASAVPVQDRAAAGHG from the coding sequence ATGTGCCGGCTCGCCGCTTATCTCGGAACCGAAATTCCTCTTGAAAACATCATCGCCAACCCCAGGCATTCCCTGCTCGTGCAAAGTCACGATGCGCAGGAGGCGAAGCTGCGCGTCAACGGCGATGGCTTCGGGATCGCCTGGTACGGCCATCTGCCTGAACCTGGCCTGTTCAAGGACGTTCTGCCGGCCTGGGCGGACACCAACCTGCGCAGCATCTGCCGCCTTGTGCGCTCTTCCCTGTTCCAGGCCCATGTCCGCGCCGCAACGACGGGCGCGACCTCGCGGGACAATTGCCATCCCTTCACCTACGGCTCCTGGTCCTTCATGCACAACGGCGGCATCGGTGACTTCCCGCTGATCCGCCGGGACATGGAGCTGCTGATCCCCGATCCCTATTACGGTGCCCGGCGCGGGACGACGGATTCCGAACTGTTCTTCCACCTGCTCCTGACCAACGGTCTTGCAGACAATCCGCTCACGGCGCTCCAGACATCGATTACCCAGGTGCTGGACCTTGTGGACCGGCACCGGGCGACGGATAAGCCGGTTCGGCTCACCTGCGTCTTTTCCGAAGGAACGCGCATCTTCGCCTTCCGCTATTCCAACGACGGCCTTGCTCCGTCCCTCTACCGGTCCGAAAGCCTGGACCATGGCGGGCGGGCGGTTGCCTCCGAGCCGCTGGAAGGTCAGTCCGCCCGCTGGAAGCGGTTACAGGAAAACATGCTGCTTGAAATCAGTGCCGAAGGTACGATCGAACGGCAGCTTTTCCCGGATGCGATGCCCGCTGTCCCTGCTTCGGGGGCTTCCGCCGTTCCGGTTCAGGACCGGGCCGCCGCGGGACACGGGTAA